Proteins found in one Opitutaceae bacterium genomic segment:
- the ileS gene encoding isoleucine--tRNA ligase, whose translation MAQDLKDTLQLPKTDFPMRANLVGREPGRIAHWEKLDLYAAIQRKRSKAPAWVLHDGPPFTNGDVHIGTALNKTLKDITLRYRSMRGYRTPYVPGWDCHGLPIEQKVAKELQAAGTSVSVSELRARCDAFSESWIEKQRRQFKRLGVLADWASEYRTKHPAFEADILRTFAGFVEQGLVYRSKKPVYWSIPFETALAEAEIEYKDHTSPSIWVKFAVAPDEAAKKGLPTDKPLFVVIWTTTPWTLPANLAIAMHPEVEYVVADTGAERLVVAKALLPAVATAAKLAATPEVLATLGGAALEGLQPRHPFIDRPSPVVLADYVTTDSGTGCVHTAPGHGGEDYLTGLKYGLEVYCPVGDDGRYVDDGRVPADLVGLTCLETVEDLEKKRTSPANIAVLKKLAATGALLAKQNLSHSYPHCWRSKTPIIFRAVDQWFVSLDKTMRSGETARGKALASIGGVQWIPTWGENRIRGAVEARPDWCISRQRSWGVPIIAFYDDKKHAYVDGGVVRAVAAKIESRGSNFWYEASTQEILEGVTLPSDWPSASQLTCGRDTLDVWIDSGSSHVATLKRHQGQTQWPADLYLEGSDQHRGWFQSSLWTGVITEGGAPYKRVLTHGFIVGEDGKKISKSGQYEKPPTSDNYIAQYGADVIRLWIGSQNFTEDITLSDKILNSASEAYRQLRNTFRYQLSNLFDFEAERDAVPYAQLDLIDKWALHQAAVLIRDVTEAYEKFEYHRAVQLCNHFCSATLSAVYHDILKDRLYTLGTRDPLRRSSQTAIHHLFQALVRMLAPVLTFTADEAWAYSSGDRRQEFVAESIHLQDWPETPAEWLNAQVEAEFDAILKVRASVTEAIEPHRAAGRLGKSLDAAIRIELSSSDPSKSVLEKHVESLPELFIVSRVELTPGGGASTSIGVTPCEESGLVRCPRCWRWVPALEATPRGDACPRCSKALSA comes from the coding sequence ATGGCGCAAGACCTGAAAGACACGCTGCAACTCCCAAAAACCGATTTCCCAATGCGGGCGAATCTTGTCGGCCGCGAACCCGGCCGCATCGCCCACTGGGAGAAGCTAGACCTGTATGCCGCCATCCAGCGTAAACGCTCGAAGGCCCCGGCCTGGGTACTCCACGACGGCCCGCCTTTCACCAATGGCGATGTTCACATCGGCACCGCCCTGAACAAGACGCTCAAGGACATCACCCTCCGCTACCGCTCGATGCGCGGCTACCGGACCCCGTATGTCCCGGGTTGGGACTGCCACGGCCTGCCCATCGAGCAGAAGGTGGCGAAGGAGCTCCAGGCAGCCGGGACATCCGTATCCGTTTCAGAACTACGCGCCCGATGCGACGCCTTCTCCGAATCGTGGATTGAAAAGCAACGCCGCCAGTTCAAGCGGCTCGGCGTGCTCGCAGATTGGGCCTCGGAGTACCGCACCAAGCACCCCGCCTTCGAGGCGGACATCCTCCGCACCTTCGCAGGCTTTGTCGAACAGGGCCTCGTCTACCGCAGCAAAAAACCGGTGTACTGGTCGATTCCTTTCGAGACCGCGCTCGCCGAAGCCGAGATCGAGTACAAGGACCACACCTCCCCTTCCATCTGGGTGAAGTTTGCCGTGGCTCCCGACGAGGCCGCCAAAAAGGGACTTCCGACCGACAAACCGTTGTTTGTGGTCATCTGGACGACGACGCCTTGGACGCTTCCCGCGAATCTCGCCATTGCCATGCACCCGGAAGTCGAGTACGTGGTGGCCGACACAGGCGCTGAGCGGCTGGTGGTCGCAAAGGCGCTCCTGCCTGCGGTCGCGACCGCTGCCAAACTTGCGGCAACACCTGAAGTTCTCGCAACCCTCGGTGGCGCCGCACTCGAAGGCCTGCAGCCGCGGCATCCCTTTATCGATCGTCCCAGCCCGGTTGTGCTCGCGGATTACGTCACCACCGACAGCGGCACCGGCTGCGTTCATACGGCACCTGGGCATGGCGGCGAAGACTACCTGACAGGCCTCAAGTATGGGCTCGAAGTCTATTGTCCGGTCGGAGACGATGGACGCTATGTCGACGACGGGCGCGTTCCGGCTGACTTGGTGGGCCTTACCTGCCTCGAAACGGTGGAAGACCTAGAGAAGAAGCGTACCTCGCCCGCAAACATCGCGGTCCTGAAGAAGCTCGCCGCGACCGGCGCTCTTCTGGCCAAACAGAACCTTTCGCACAGCTACCCACATTGCTGGCGCTCGAAGACTCCCATCATCTTTCGGGCCGTCGACCAGTGGTTTGTGTCCCTCGACAAGACGATGCGCTCGGGCGAAACAGCCCGAGGCAAGGCGCTTGCATCGATCGGCGGCGTGCAATGGATTCCCACTTGGGGGGAAAACCGCATCCGCGGCGCCGTCGAGGCGAGACCCGACTGGTGCATCAGCCGCCAGCGCTCCTGGGGTGTACCGATTATCGCCTTCTACGATGACAAGAAGCACGCCTACGTCGACGGTGGCGTGGTACGCGCCGTTGCTGCCAAGATCGAATCTCGGGGGTCCAACTTCTGGTACGAGGCTTCCACCCAGGAAATTCTCGAGGGCGTGACACTCCCCTCCGACTGGCCTTCCGCTTCACAACTCACCTGCGGCCGGGATACCCTCGACGTATGGATCGATTCAGGTTCCTCGCATGTGGCGACCCTGAAACGCCACCAAGGACAAACGCAGTGGCCTGCCGATCTTTATCTCGAAGGCAGTGATCAACACCGCGGCTGGTTCCAATCTTCCCTTTGGACAGGGGTGATCACTGAGGGCGGCGCTCCCTACAAACGCGTCCTCACCCATGGATTCATCGTGGGCGAAGATGGGAAGAAGATCTCCAAGTCAGGCCAATATGAAAAGCCGCCGACTTCGGACAACTATATCGCCCAATATGGCGCCGATGTCATCCGCCTGTGGATTGGCTCACAGAATTTCACTGAGGATATCACGCTTTCCGACAAGATCCTAAACAGCGCGAGCGAAGCCTATCGCCAGCTGCGCAACACCTTCCGCTACCAGCTCTCGAACCTGTTTGATTTCGAGGCGGAGCGGGACGCGGTGCCGTATGCTCAGCTCGACCTGATCGACAAATGGGCGTTGCACCAGGCCGCGGTGCTTATCCGGGACGTCACCGAGGCGTATGAGAAGTTTGAATACCACCGCGCGGTCCAGCTCTGCAATCACTTCTGTTCCGCGACGCTGTCAGCCGTCTACCACGACATCCTGAAGGATCGCCTCTACACGCTCGGCACGCGGGATCCCCTTCGTCGGTCGTCGCAAACTGCGATCCACCACCTGTTCCAGGCGCTCGTGCGGATGCTCGCCCCAGTCCTCACCTTCACGGCTGACGAAGCCTGGGCCTATTCGAGCGGCGACCGCCGGCAGGAATTTGTCGCTGAGTCGATCCATCTCCAGGACTGGCCCGAAACACCCGCAGAATGGCTGAATGCCCAAGTCGAGGCCGAGTTCGACGCGATCCTGAAGGTGCGTGCTTCCGTGACAGAGGCAATCGAACCGCATCGCGCAGCAGGCCGCCTGGGCAAGAGCCTCGACGCTGCGATCCGCATCGAGCTATCCTCGTCGGACCCTTCAAAATCGGTTCTGGAGAAGCATGTCGAGAGCCTCCCCGAGCTCTTCATCGTATCGCGGGTGGAACTCACCCCAGGTGGCGGCGCGTCAACATCCATCGGGGTCACCCCATGCGAGGAGTCGGGACTTGTCCGGTGCCCGCGTTGCTGGCGCTGGGTCCCTGCACTCGAAGCCACTCCTCGAGGAGATGCGTGTCCGCGTTGCTCAAAAGCACTTTCTGCCTAG